In the genome of Doryrhamphus excisus isolate RoL2022-K1 chromosome 11, RoL_Dexc_1.0, whole genome shotgun sequence, one region contains:
- the kptn gene encoding KICSTOR complex protein kaptin isoform X1 has translation MFPDLYPFVEDSFSRFPSQSNIYGLCQAGGQELLAATLKGKVVSFTYQELQQKLRPVAKEVQFTYIPVDAEIVSIDAFIKSSPKRGLVVGITFIKDSGDKATPFLNIYCDYEPGSEFNLESIAQSCLNLELQFTPFQLYHTEVQSDNGGRETVFLLSGHDQRIHLYKENASLHQFEEQPVERLFPELQQLPSNVLWLDMLTIADDQRLSAFGCQNGCVGLALVKQSGPEVLQSWRVQFDSPISIVLLFPLTCQTEPNMPSRDKILGVKDYNLLVTSTIEMAVVYRNVQQRGLSHSMCLSESDQWDAVLCALVIDLDFDGEKEVLLGTYGQELLCYKFQHAAEGEDGHFQFLWRRSFKSPLLSIIYLDLTGDGLRELAVLTLKGLHILQHSLTSTADLVLERLAKRVAALVVDPKSESVKGQDTNEKEDHTVHVA, from the exons ATGTTCCCAGACTTGTATCCTTTCGTGGAGGATAGCTTTAGCCGCTTCCCATCGCAGAGTAACATCTATGGCCTGTGTCAGGCCGGAGGACAGGAGCTGCTTGCCGCTACTCTCAAAGGGAAGGTGGTGAGCTTCACGTACCAGGAGTTGCAACAGAAGTTAAGACCAGTGGCCAAAGAGGTTCAGTTCACCTACATACCAG ttgATGCAGAGATCGTGTCAATTGATGCTTTCATCAAATCTTCACCCAAAAGAGGCCTTGTGGTGGGAATCACATTCATAAAG GACTCTGGTGACAAAGCTACCCCCTTCCTGAATATCTACTGTGACTATGAACCCGGCTCAGAGTTCAACCTGGAGTCCATCGCAC AGAGTTGCCTAAATCTGGAGCTGCAGTTTACGCCCTTCCAGCTGTACCACACAGA AGTGCAGAGTGACAATGGAGGTAGAGAGACTGTTTTTCTTCTCAGCGGTCACGACCAGAGGATCCACTTGTACAAAGAG AATGCTTCGCTTCACCAATTTGAAGAGCAGCCAGTGGAGAGACTCTTCCCTGAACTCCAGCAATTACCCAGCAA TGTGCTGTGGTTGGACATGCTGACCATTGCTGATGACCAAAGACTGTCGGCGTTTGGCTGTCAGAACGGCTGCGTTGGACTGGCTCTGGTCAAGCAATCTGGACCAG AGGTTTTGCAGAGCTGGCGAGTTCAGTTCGACAGTCCGATCTCCATTGTGCTGCTGTTTCCTCTTACCTGCCAAACTGAGCCTAACATGCCCAGCAGAGACAAAA ttttgggcGTTAAAGATTACAACCTTCTGGTCACGAGCACTATCGAGATGGCAGTTGTCTACAG aaATGTCCAGCAACGAGGATTGTCCCACTCCATGTGTCTCTCTGAAAGTGATCAGTGGGACGCGGTGCTTTGTGCTCTTGTCATTGATCTGGACTTTGATGGGGAGAAGGAGGTGCTGCTGGGAACATATGGCCAG GAACTTCTGTGTTATAAGTTCCAGCATGCAGCGGAAGGAGAAGATGGACACTTTCAGTTTCTGTGGCGACGAAGCTTCAAAAGTCCTTTGCTGTCTATCATCTACTTAGATCTGACCGGGGATGGTTTGAGAGAGCTGGCTGTCCTCACGCTGAAGGGACTGCATATCTTACAG CATAGTCTCACCAGCACTGCTGATCTGGTCCTGGAACGTCTTGCCAAGAGGGTGGCAGCGCTGGTTGTTGACCCCAAGTCGGAGTCTGTCAAAGGTCAAGATACCAATGAAAAAGAGGACCATACAGTTCACGTAGCttga
- the kptn gene encoding KICSTOR complex protein kaptin isoform X2 has product MFPDLYPFVEDSFSRFPSQSNIYGLCQAGGQELLAATLKGKVVSFTYQELQQKLRPVAKEVQFTYIPVDAEIVSIDAFIKSSPKRGLVVGITFIKDSGDKATPFLNIYCDYEPGSEFNLESIAQSCLNLELQFTPFQLYHTEVQSDNGGRETVFLLSGHDQRIHLYKENASLHQFEEQPVERLFPELQQLPSNVLWLDMLTIADDQRLSAFGCQNGCVGLALVKQSGPVLGVKDYNLLVTSTIEMAVVYRNVQQRGLSHSMCLSESDQWDAVLCALVIDLDFDGEKEVLLGTYGQELLCYKFQHAAEGEDGHFQFLWRRSFKSPLLSIIYLDLTGDGLRELAVLTLKGLHILQHSLTSTADLVLERLAKRVAALVVDPKSESVKGQDTNEKEDHTVHVA; this is encoded by the exons ATGTTCCCAGACTTGTATCCTTTCGTGGAGGATAGCTTTAGCCGCTTCCCATCGCAGAGTAACATCTATGGCCTGTGTCAGGCCGGAGGACAGGAGCTGCTTGCCGCTACTCTCAAAGGGAAGGTGGTGAGCTTCACGTACCAGGAGTTGCAACAGAAGTTAAGACCAGTGGCCAAAGAGGTTCAGTTCACCTACATACCAG ttgATGCAGAGATCGTGTCAATTGATGCTTTCATCAAATCTTCACCCAAAAGAGGCCTTGTGGTGGGAATCACATTCATAAAG GACTCTGGTGACAAAGCTACCCCCTTCCTGAATATCTACTGTGACTATGAACCCGGCTCAGAGTTCAACCTGGAGTCCATCGCAC AGAGTTGCCTAAATCTGGAGCTGCAGTTTACGCCCTTCCAGCTGTACCACACAGA AGTGCAGAGTGACAATGGAGGTAGAGAGACTGTTTTTCTTCTCAGCGGTCACGACCAGAGGATCCACTTGTACAAAGAG AATGCTTCGCTTCACCAATTTGAAGAGCAGCCAGTGGAGAGACTCTTCCCTGAACTCCAGCAATTACCCAGCAA TGTGCTGTGGTTGGACATGCTGACCATTGCTGATGACCAAAGACTGTCGGCGTTTGGCTGTCAGAACGGCTGCGTTGGACTGGCTCTGGTCAAGCAATCTGGACCAG ttttgggcGTTAAAGATTACAACCTTCTGGTCACGAGCACTATCGAGATGGCAGTTGTCTACAG aaATGTCCAGCAACGAGGATTGTCCCACTCCATGTGTCTCTCTGAAAGTGATCAGTGGGACGCGGTGCTTTGTGCTCTTGTCATTGATCTGGACTTTGATGGGGAGAAGGAGGTGCTGCTGGGAACATATGGCCAG GAACTTCTGTGTTATAAGTTCCAGCATGCAGCGGAAGGAGAAGATGGACACTTTCAGTTTCTGTGGCGACGAAGCTTCAAAAGTCCTTTGCTGTCTATCATCTACTTAGATCTGACCGGGGATGGTTTGAGAGAGCTGGCTGTCCTCACGCTGAAGGGACTGCATATCTTACAG CATAGTCTCACCAGCACTGCTGATCTGGTCCTGGAACGTCTTGCCAAGAGGGTGGCAGCGCTGGTTGTTGACCCCAAGTCGGAGTCTGTCAAAGGTCAAGATACCAATGAAAAAGAGGACCATACAGTTCACGTAGCttga